A genomic window from Shewanella vesiculosa includes:
- a CDS encoding chromosome segregation protein SMC: protein MRLKQIKLAGFKSFVDPTKIPFDNALSAIIGPNGCGKSNVIDAVRWVLGESSAKHLRGDSMTDVIFNGSSSRKPISVAGVELVFENTQGRLTGQYASYQEISVKRQVNRDSESSYFLNGQKCRRKDITDLFMGTGLGPRSYAIIEQGTISRLIESKPQELRVFIEEAAGISRYKERRRETENRIRHTRENLERLNDIRVELGAQLDKLSQQAKAALRYRELKHSERQLHSQLLVMRYQQLLQQTDKLDTETAAGELRAEALAKNAQQGDTSVIQLKQQLAELSDAEHKLVEQYYQAGNTTTKLEQQLAHQQQQDNQLQQQIQSLQQQVEQAEEHIVRMTDVHQQLIEQVNTHQPAYDQANQALEQIDEQVFAIEEACDDQQRQLTQYAETLASNKMQLALSQSTLSHQQQSVRQDEQRLSQSQSEFAALAQQNNHQELQLSETELAKIDQQLTDKQLQHSQLKLTLVEQQQAVTEASETYQKLKQSVTHHHSRLQFIDELLAEHTQDEGQQLWQVIEVVPGWEKAVDKVLQGLSQLPILADDITSLVDETSPIVGFEQQETVAYPALTTPVNLAPWLQHVVWATSMAEAKVLLPTLAPEQYIATQEGFLIGHGFVLNHTQSGQSAIVLSQERLSLSQQLAELEQQQVSSQHSLTSLTQRAATTQLELNQCQQACHQLQIEQTKLHSLVTSLTQQVADKRQKQQQYSQTISKLTQQIDDKHLQVDAFEEQILIQEEALLQAMNQHELAQQAWQTSQAKLRETKAIRSDAANRVKHQQAQVQQHVTEQALSEQKLKQKHEKKTELINQLTQLQQMLLDNQQQRGQHDLSQLSTQLAQVLEQQQALQQQLQLNRSQQAELQTSLDSLVLMQKQQLVVLQDLTQKISALKLRREGLKGQANGQLQLLQEQQIQLQQVIADMPEQASIDAWSQQLEKVKQNILRLGAINLAAIEEFESQRERKAYLDSQDDDLNKGLAILEDAIRKIDKETRSRFKATFETVNHDLGLLFPKVFGGGKAYLALTGDDLLETGVTIMAQPPGKKNSTIHLLSGGEKALTALSLVFAIFRLNPAPFCMLDEVDAPLDDANVERFCRLLKEMSQSVQFIYISHNKITMEMADQLIGVTMHEPGVSRIVAVDIEAAVAMADAV from the coding sequence ATGAGATTAAAACAAATAAAACTTGCTGGATTTAAGTCGTTTGTAGACCCAACAAAAATCCCATTTGATAATGCCTTATCGGCCATTATTGGCCCTAACGGCTGCGGCAAATCCAATGTTATTGATGCTGTACGCTGGGTGCTGGGGGAAAGTAGTGCCAAGCATTTACGTGGCGATTCGATGACCGATGTTATTTTTAACGGTTCATCTTCGCGCAAGCCTATTTCGGTGGCAGGGGTAGAGCTTGTATTTGAAAATACCCAAGGACGACTTACTGGTCAGTACGCTAGTTATCAAGAAATATCGGTTAAGCGCCAAGTCAACCGCGATAGTGAATCAAGTTACTTTTTAAATGGTCAAAAGTGTCGTCGCAAAGACATTACCGACTTATTTATGGGGACCGGTCTTGGGCCACGAAGCTACGCAATTATCGAACAGGGGACGATTTCACGTTTAATTGAATCTAAACCTCAAGAGTTGAGAGTATTTATTGAAGAAGCCGCCGGTATTTCGCGTTATAAAGAACGCCGCCGTGAAACTGAAAATCGGATTCGTCATACCCGTGAAAACCTTGAACGTTTAAATGATATTCGGGTTGAGCTCGGCGCTCAGTTAGATAAATTATCGCAACAAGCTAAAGCGGCGTTGCGCTATCGCGAATTAAAACACAGCGAACGCCAGTTACATAGCCAGCTCCTCGTTATGCGCTATCAACAACTATTACAGCAAACCGACAAGCTCGACACCGAAACGGCTGCAGGTGAACTGAGAGCTGAAGCGTTAGCCAAGAATGCCCAGCAGGGCGATACCAGTGTTATTCAGTTGAAACAGCAATTGGCTGAACTCAGTGATGCCGAACATAAACTGGTTGAACAGTATTACCAAGCTGGCAATACCACCACCAAGCTTGAGCAACAGCTTGCGCATCAACAGCAACAAGATAACCAGCTGCAACAACAAATTCAGTCGTTACAACAGCAAGTTGAGCAAGCTGAGGAACATATTGTTAGGATGACTGACGTTCACCAGCAGTTAATTGAACAAGTGAATACTCATCAACCCGCTTATGATCAGGCAAACCAGGCGCTTGAGCAGATCGATGAGCAGGTGTTTGCTATTGAAGAAGCTTGTGATGATCAGCAACGCCAGCTAACCCAGTATGCCGAAACCTTGGCGAGCAATAAAATGCAGTTGGCACTGAGTCAATCAACCCTCAGTCATCAACAGCAAAGTGTTCGGCAAGACGAGCAGCGTTTATCTCAATCTCAAAGCGAATTCGCTGCTTTGGCACAACAGAATAACCATCAAGAATTGCAACTCAGTGAGACCGAATTAGCCAAAATTGATCAACAACTTACTGATAAACAGCTGCAACACAGTCAACTTAAATTGACCTTAGTTGAACAGCAGCAAGCTGTGACTGAAGCAAGCGAAACCTATCAAAAACTCAAGCAATCGGTGACTCATCATCATTCGCGCTTGCAGTTTATTGACGAGCTATTGGCTGAGCACACTCAAGATGAGGGTCAACAATTATGGCAAGTGATTGAGGTGGTGCCCGGCTGGGAAAAAGCGGTCGATAAAGTCTTACAAGGGTTAAGTCAGTTACCTATTTTAGCTGATGACATAACGTCTTTGGTGGATGAAACCAGCCCAATAGTGGGGTTTGAACAGCAAGAAACCGTGGCTTATCCTGCTTTGACCACGCCGGTGAATTTAGCGCCTTGGTTACAACACGTGGTGTGGGCGACGAGTATGGCTGAAGCCAAAGTGTTATTGCCGACATTAGCCCCCGAACAATATATTGCCACCCAAGAAGGTTTTTTGATTGGCCATGGTTTTGTGCTTAATCATACTCAGTCGGGGCAATCAGCTATTGTGCTTAGCCAAGAGCGCTTAAGTTTAAGTCAGCAACTAGCAGAACTTGAGCAACAGCAGGTATCGTCTCAGCACTCACTGACATCGTTAACTCAACGGGCCGCAACCACTCAGCTAGAACTGAATCAATGCCAACAAGCCTGTCATCAGTTACAAATAGAGCAGACAAAACTGCACTCTTTGGTCACGAGTTTAACTCAGCAAGTCGCTGATAAACGTCAAAAGCAACAACAATATAGTCAGACTATAAGCAAACTTACTCAGCAAATAGACGATAAACACTTACAAGTTGATGCTTTTGAAGAGCAGATCCTTATTCAAGAAGAAGCATTGTTACAGGCAATGAATCAACACGAACTGGCCCAACAAGCTTGGCAAACAAGTCAAGCTAAGCTTCGAGAAACCAAAGCTATTCGCTCTGATGCTGCCAATCGTGTTAAGCACCAGCAAGCACAAGTGCAACAGCATGTCACTGAACAAGCATTGAGCGAGCAAAAATTAAAGCAAAAGCATGAAAAAAAGACTGAATTAATCAACCAATTGACTCAGTTACAACAAATGTTACTCGACAATCAGCAGCAACGCGGTCAACATGATTTGAGCCAACTTTCAACTCAGTTAGCTCAAGTACTCGAGCAGCAGCAAGCTCTGCAGCAGCAATTACAGCTTAATCGTTCTCAACAAGCAGAGCTGCAAACAAGCTTAGACAGTTTAGTATTGATGCAAAAACAACAGCTTGTAGTGCTACAGGACTTGACTCAAAAGATAAGCGCGTTAAAGTTACGTCGTGAAGGTTTAAAAGGGCAGGCCAATGGTCAGCTGCAATTACTACAAGAACAGCAAATCCAGCTGCAACAAGTGATTGCCGACATGCCAGAGCAGGCATCTATTGACGCTTGGTCGCAACAGCTTGAAAAAGTGAAACAGAACATTTTACGTCTTGGTGCCATCAACCTTGCAGCCATTGAAGAATTTGAATCGCAACGAGAGAGAAAAGCGTATTTAGACAGTCAGGATGACGACTTAAATAAAGGGTTAGCGATATTAGAAGACGCTATCCGTAAGATAGATAAAGAAACCCGCAGTCGTTTTAAAGCAACATTTGAAACGGTAAATCATGATTTAGGTCTGCTATTTCCTAAAGTCTTTGGTGGGGGAAAAGCGTACTTGGCCTTAACGGGTGATGACCTTCTCGAAACGGGGGTTACCATCATGGCGCAGCCGCCAGGTAAGAAGAATAGCACCATACATTTACTTAGTGGTGGAGAAAAAGCGTTAACCGCTTTATCATTGGTCTTTGCCATTTTTAGACTGAATCCAGCACCCTTTTGTATGCTAGATGAAGTTGATGCACCTTTGGATGACGCCAACGTCGAACGTTTTTGTCGGTTACTGAAAGAAATGTCACAAAGTGTGCAATTTATTTATATCAGTCATAATAAAATAACAATGGAAATGGCTGATCAACTTATTGGCGTTACTATGCATGAACCTGGCGTTTCAAGAATAGTCGCAGTGGACATTGAAGCCGCAGTCGCCATGGCTGACGCGGTATAA
- a CDS encoding DUF5916 domain-containing protein, whose translation MTNLLTSAKSPRPINRLRQMNNLACGLMLSSFLSFTALAGSSQQFHLDIPTINEDIVLDGDFNEAAWQQATEVMLNYETSPGENTAAPVSTKVKVYASNTSLYFAFTAQDPNPDNIRVNLRDRDKSWGDDMVGIKLDTFNNARLAYQFFINPYGVQSDSIENELTGQESDAWDGIWYSEGKLTANGFQVEVQLPLRLFNFDGTNPIQTWGIELIRFYPRNETHRLSTHQIDRNVSCQLCQLGTASGLAGATQGKDLQLTPSIVANQSQQRDVTQSQPWNDENNVDIGVDLRWGITPTTLLNATLNPDFSQVEADAGQLDVNNTFALFFPEKRAFFLDNKDYFDTQLDLLHTRNISSPDYGLKLTSKTDDHTFAILAANDVQSQFLVPGNLSSDIAFIDEPSHNVATRYRFDPSKQFSVGGLVTLKQANEYHNYVASADIKYQPTKQDTLTAQYANSQTAYPDALFNQFCGGDNCSQSQLDCDRGDCAINERVLRTRKDGEFSDAMYSITYKHERRNWYANTQYQSIGRDFRADLGFIDKVDVSKFVAGGGYIWYPENNFFSKITFGGDWDISHSQDNERLEQETEMLVEFEGGLQSYIASGIVQRERVGRRHNPSIINIDGNTTMFEETLGWFYTNFTPIGSLKLELDVNYGDDIDFANDRPATITMFNPGVEWKLTESLVLDISHRYQVLDVDDGRLFTANLSDIRLNWQLTLNSFIRLSSVYTRIERDADLYRYQRPDSLYQDMGNELLYGYKLNPQSVFYLGYSDAFIANDDINSLTQDEKTYFMKVSYAWLL comes from the coding sequence GTGACCAACTTGTTAACCTCAGCTAAGAGCCCGCGTCCAATCAACCGTTTACGCCAAATGAATAACCTTGCTTGCGGGTTAATGTTGAGCAGTTTTCTATCCTTCACTGCACTTGCAGGTTCCAGCCAACAATTTCACCTCGACATTCCGACCATCAATGAAGATATAGTACTTGATGGCGACTTTAATGAAGCTGCATGGCAACAAGCCACTGAAGTAATGCTTAATTACGAAACTTCTCCTGGAGAAAACACTGCCGCGCCAGTCAGTACTAAGGTCAAGGTATATGCTTCAAACACCAGCCTATATTTTGCATTTACTGCCCAAGACCCTAATCCCGATAATATTCGAGTCAACTTACGTGACCGCGATAAATCCTGGGGCGATGACATGGTGGGGATTAAACTGGATACCTTCAACAATGCTCGTTTAGCGTATCAATTTTTTATTAATCCTTATGGCGTCCAAAGTGATTCCATTGAAAATGAACTCACAGGCCAAGAAAGTGATGCCTGGGACGGTATTTGGTATAGCGAAGGCAAACTCACCGCGAACGGCTTTCAAGTTGAAGTGCAGCTGCCATTAAGATTATTTAATTTTGATGGTACTAACCCTATCCAAACCTGGGGCATTGAGCTGATCCGCTTTTACCCTCGCAATGAAACCCATCGTTTATCCACCCACCAAATTGACCGCAATGTGTCATGTCAGTTATGCCAATTAGGCACGGCATCTGGCCTAGCAGGTGCCACTCAAGGTAAAGATTTACAGCTCACACCATCGATTGTTGCTAACCAAAGTCAACAAAGAGATGTCACTCAATCCCAACCTTGGAATGATGAAAACAATGTTGATATTGGAGTTGATTTACGTTGGGGAATCACCCCGACTACATTGTTAAATGCCACCCTCAACCCTGACTTTTCTCAAGTAGAAGCCGATGCTGGCCAGCTTGATGTTAACAACACCTTTGCGCTGTTTTTTCCAGAAAAACGAGCCTTTTTTCTCGATAATAAAGATTACTTTGATACTCAACTGGATTTATTGCACACCCGTAATATTAGTTCGCCAGATTATGGCTTAAAACTCACGAGCAAAACCGACGACCATACATTTGCAATACTGGCAGCCAATGATGTCCAAAGTCAGTTTTTAGTGCCCGGTAATTTAAGCTCAGACATTGCGTTTATCGACGAGCCAAGTCATAACGTAGCAACCCGATATCGTTTCGATCCTAGTAAGCAATTTTCAGTCGGTGGTTTAGTGACGTTGAAGCAGGCGAATGAATACCATAACTATGTCGCTAGCGCCGACATCAAGTATCAACCGACAAAGCAAGATACATTGACGGCTCAATATGCCAACTCACAAACCGCCTATCCTGATGCGCTATTTAATCAATTTTGTGGCGGCGATAATTGTAGCCAAAGCCAACTTGATTGTGACCGAGGAGATTGTGCGATAAATGAGCGCGTGCTTCGTACTCGTAAAGACGGTGAATTTAGTGATGCTATGTACAGCATCACTTACAAGCATGAACGCCGTAATTGGTATGCCAACACACAATACCAATCTATTGGCCGCGATTTTAGGGCCGATTTGGGATTCATTGATAAAGTCGATGTGAGCAAGTTTGTTGCTGGCGGCGGCTATATTTGGTACCCAGAAAATAACTTCTTCAGCAAAATAACATTTGGTGGCGACTGGGATATTAGCCATAGCCAAGATAATGAGCGTTTGGAACAAGAAACAGAAATGCTTGTTGAATTCGAAGGTGGTCTACAAAGCTATATCGCCTCAGGTATCGTACAACGTGAACGAGTGGGTCGGCGTCATAATCCAAGCATCATCAACATTGATGGCAATACCACCATGTTTGAAGAAACCTTAGGCTGGTTTTACACTAACTTCACACCCATTGGTTCACTCAAACTCGAGCTGGATGTAAACTATGGCGATGATATTGATTTTGCCAACGATCGTCCGGCAACAATTACCATGTTCAATCCAGGTGTGGAATGGAAACTAACCGAATCTCTTGTGCTGGATATCTCGCATCGTTACCAGGTATTAGACGTTGACGATGGACGTTTATTTACAGCCAATCTCAGTGACATTCGCCTAAATTGGCAGCTGACGCTAAACAGTTTTATCCGCCTTAGCAGTGTGTACACGCGTATAGAGCGCGATGCTGATTTATACCGCTACCAACGCCCTGATTCACTTTATCAAGATATGGGTAATGAATTACTGTATGGCTATAAACTCAACCCACAAAGCGTATTCTATCTCGGTTACTCAGATGCCTTTATTGCTAATGATGACATTAATTCATTAACCCAAGACGAAAAGACCTACTTTATGAAAGTCAGCTACGCTTGGTTACTGTAA
- a CDS encoding beta-ketoacyl-ACP synthase III, with translation MNKVVISGSGLYTPPYSVSNDELVNSYNSYVDLFNQQNAADIEAGATVAMAYSSSEFIEKASGIKSRYVMVKEGILDTDIMMPLIADKSSELLSMQAEMGINAAKQALEQANLTAEDIDLVIVACAYTQRAYPAIAIEIQQAMGTKGFAYDMLVACSSATFAIVNAVNAIRGGTANRVLVINPELTSPQINFRDRDSHFIFGDVATAVVVEREELSTSKRAFSVLSMRCLTDYSSNIRSNFGFVNRCDPENATTADKLFHQQGRKVFKELLPMIYQHLDAQFTDEQIKPEEFKRLWLHQANINMNLFVVKKLLGDNVEADKAPIVLDEYANTASAGSVIAFHKFNQDFKTGDLGLLCSFGAGYSIGSIVLEKC, from the coding sequence ATGAATAAAGTTGTGATTTCAGGCAGTGGTTTATACACACCACCTTACAGTGTCTCTAACGACGAACTGGTTAACAGTTACAACAGCTATGTAGACCTATTTAATCAGCAAAATGCAGCAGATATCGAAGCCGGAGCCACGGTTGCAATGGCGTACTCTTCAAGTGAGTTTATCGAAAAGGCCTCTGGGATAAAAAGCCGTTATGTGATGGTGAAAGAGGGGATTCTCGATACCGATATCATGATGCCATTAATTGCTGATAAGTCTTCTGAATTATTATCTATGCAAGCTGAAATGGGGATTAACGCAGCCAAACAAGCCCTAGAGCAAGCAAACCTAACGGCTGAAGACATTGATTTAGTGATTGTTGCTTGTGCTTATACACAGCGCGCTTACCCGGCGATTGCGATTGAGATCCAGCAAGCTATGGGCACTAAAGGATTTGCTTATGACATGCTTGTGGCTTGTTCATCAGCGACTTTTGCGATTGTGAATGCGGTTAATGCGATTCGTGGCGGTACGGCAAACAGAGTATTGGTCATCAATCCTGAATTAACCTCACCACAAATCAATTTTCGTGATCGTGACAGTCATTTTATTTTCGGTGACGTTGCTACCGCAGTTGTGGTTGAGCGCGAAGAGTTATCGACCTCAAAACGTGCCTTTAGCGTATTGTCTATGCGTTGTTTAACTGATTACTCTAGTAATATTCGCAGTAATTTTGGCTTTGTAAATCGTTGCGATCCTGAAAATGCTACTACGGCTGATAAATTGTTTCATCAACAAGGTCGTAAAGTATTTAAAGAATTATTACCGATGATTTACCAGCATTTAGATGCCCAATTTACTGATGAGCAAATAAAGCCTGAAGAATTTAAGCGTTTGTGGTTGCATCAAGCCAACATTAATATGAATTTATTTGTGGTGAAAAAGCTTCTTGGTGACAATGTTGAAGCAGATAAAGCACCAATAGTACTCGATGAGTATGCCAATACCGCTTCTGCGGGATCGGTTATTGCTTTCCATAAATTTAATCAAGATTTCAAAACCGGTGACTTAGGTTTATTGTGCTCATTTGGTGCGGGTTATTCTATTGGTAGTATTGTACTTGAAAAGTGCTAA
- the cysK gene encoding cysteine synthase A — protein sequence MSKIFEDNSYTLGNTPLVRLNRVSNGNVLAKVESRNPSFSIKCRIGANMIWDAEKKGLLTKDIELIEPTSGNTGIALAYVAAARGYKLTLTMPNTMSLERRKLLKALGANLVLTEGAKGMKGAIEKAEEIRQSAPEKYLILGQFDNPANPAIHEQTTGPEIWNDTDGEVDVFVAGVGTGGTLTGVSRFLKAQGKTITSVAVEPVDSPVIAQALAGQPIQPGPHKIQGIGAGFIPGNLDLSLIDRVEAVTNDESIEMARRLMKEEGILVGISSGAAVVAANRIAALPEFADKMIVVILPSAAERYLSTALFAGEFSDSENVQ from the coding sequence ATGAGCAAAATTTTCGAAGATAATTCATATACTTTAGGCAACACACCGCTAGTTCGTTTAAACCGCGTCAGCAATGGCAATGTGTTAGCAAAAGTAGAATCACGTAATCCTAGTTTCAGTATCAAATGCCGTATTGGCGCGAACATGATTTGGGATGCTGAAAAAAAAGGTCTACTCACTAAAGATATCGAGTTAATTGAACCTACATCTGGTAACACAGGTATTGCACTTGCTTATGTTGCTGCAGCGCGTGGTTACAAATTAACCTTAACGATGCCAAACACGATGAGCTTAGAACGTCGTAAGCTGCTTAAGGCATTAGGTGCTAACTTAGTGCTAACAGAAGGTGCTAAAGGTATGAAAGGTGCTATTGAGAAGGCTGAAGAAATTCGCCAATCAGCACCAGAAAAATATCTAATACTTGGCCAATTTGATAATCCTGCTAACCCAGCAATTCATGAACAAACCACAGGTCCAGAGATCTGGAATGATACTGATGGTGAAGTTGATGTATTTGTTGCAGGTGTAGGTACTGGCGGTACATTGACCGGTGTCAGTCGCTTCTTAAAAGCGCAAGGTAAAACCATTACCTCTGTTGCTGTTGAGCCTGTTGACTCACCTGTTATTGCTCAAGCTTTAGCTGGACAGCCTATACAGCCCGGTCCACACAAAATTCAAGGTATCGGTGCTGGATTTATTCCTGGTAACTTAGATTTATCTCTTATTGATCGCGTAGAAGCCGTTACAAATGACGAGTCAATCGAAATGGCCCGTCGTTTAATGAAAGAAGAAGGTATCCTTGTAGGTATTTCTTCTGGCGCTGCTGTTGTTGCTGCTAACCGTATTGCAGCATTACCAGAATTTGCCGATAAAATGATTGTGGTTATTCTTCCATCTGCCGCAGAGCGATATTTATCAACAGCATTATTTGCTGGTGAATTTAGTGACAGTGAAAACGTGCAGTAA
- a CDS encoding LysR substrate-binding domain-containing protein has translation MHYTLKQIAVFDAVASLESVSAAAKKLSMSQSAVSMSLSQLEHLLGRPLFIRQGNRLILSHWGRWLRPRAQKLLQDAQQIALGLHDQHIISGTVKLCASQTAAEHLLPALISKIDNDFPELRIEIAVENSDHVAQEVLDYQFDLGVIEGRIDDSRLHQEPWIDDHLVVVVSPHHPFAQNKRTSIAQLEQAKWVLREPGAGTRRIFDAAIHGVIVKLNVWKEYDHVGLLKALVKNGVYLSCLPYLDVEQDVANGELVVLTTPELNLKRHLSFIWRQDTGDNPLRDCLIAEAKCVTRS, from the coding sequence ATGCATTATACGCTTAAGCAAATAGCCGTTTTCGATGCTGTTGCAAGTTTAGAGAGCGTTAGCGCAGCAGCCAAGAAACTGTCAATGAGTCAATCAGCGGTTAGCATGTCGTTAAGCCAACTCGAACATTTATTGGGCCGACCATTATTTATCCGCCAGGGAAATAGACTTATCTTGAGTCATTGGGGAAGATGGTTACGTCCAAGGGCCCAAAAACTACTGCAAGACGCACAACAAATCGCTCTGGGCCTTCACGATCAACATATTATTAGTGGCACAGTAAAACTGTGCGCGAGCCAAACCGCTGCGGAGCATTTATTACCCGCCTTGATCAGTAAAATTGATAACGATTTTCCAGAGCTCAGAATCGAAATTGCCGTTGAAAATAGCGACCATGTAGCACAAGAGGTACTCGATTATCAATTTGATTTAGGGGTTATTGAAGGTCGAATTGACGACAGTCGATTGCATCAAGAACCATGGATTGATGATCACCTAGTTGTTGTTGTCTCTCCGCACCACCCGTTTGCGCAAAATAAACGCACTAGCATCGCTCAGTTAGAACAAGCCAAATGGGTTTTAAGAGAGCCTGGTGCTGGCACTCGGCGTATTTTTGATGCCGCCATCCATGGAGTAATTGTTAAATTAAATGTCTGGAAAGAATACGATCACGTCGGCTTATTAAAAGCTTTAGTTAAAAATGGCGTGTATTTAAGCTGCTTGCCCTATTTGGATGTCGAACAAGATGTCGCCAATGGCGAATTAGTTGTGTTAACCACGCCTGAATTAAACTTAAAACGACATTTATCATTTATCTGGCGCCAAGATACTGGTGATAACCCACTCAGAGATTGCCTTATTGCAGAAGCAAAGTGTGTTACTCGCAGTTAA
- the pflB gene encoding formate C-acetyltransferase — MTDKTELFANAWEGFVAGDWKTEVNVRDFIQQNYTPYEGDESFLTGATDATLTLWDKVMEGIKQENQTHAPVDFDTEMVSTITSHNAGYINQELETIVGLQTDAPLKRAMLPNGGIRMVEGSCKAYGRELNSDVNYIYSELRKTHNQGVFDVYTPEIMACRKSGILTGLPDAYGRGRIIGDYRRIALYGIDYLMKDKFAQFSSLQAQFEAGEDLSSVIQLREEISEQHRALGQMKVMAAKYGCDISVPAKNAKEAIQWTYFGYLAAVKSQNGAAMSLGRTSTFIDAYIERDIKNGVLTEQQAQEMVDHFVMKLRMVRFLRTPEYDELFSGDPIWATESIAGMGLDGRTLVTKSSFRFLHTLYNMGPSPEPNITVLWSTKLPQGFKSYCAKVSIDTSSIQYENDDLMRPDFESDDYAIACCVSPMIVGKHMQFFGARANLAKTMLYAINGGVDEKLKTQIAPKADPITADVLEFDDVMSRLDGLMDWLATQYVSALNAIHYMHDKYSYESALMALHDRDVRRTMACGIAGLSIAADSLSAIKYAQVKPIRDENGIAVDFDIQGDYPKFGNNDARVDDIACDLVERFMAKIRDKKMYRNAIPTQSILTITSNVVYGKKTGNTPDGRRSGAPFAPGANPMHGRDENGAIASLTSVAKLPFAHAQDGVSYTFSIVPNALGKDDTGRRTNLASLMDGYFLSKPNREGGQHLNVNVMNREMLEDAIVHPDKYPQLTIRVSGYAVRFNALTPEQQQDVITRTFTKSM; from the coding sequence ATGACAGATAAAACCGAACTATTTGCCAACGCGTGGGAAGGTTTCGTAGCTGGCGATTGGAAAACAGAAGTTAATGTACGTGACTTTATCCAACAAAATTACACACCATATGAGGGTGATGAGTCATTCTTAACAGGTGCAACAGATGCAACATTAACTTTGTGGGACAAAGTTATGGAAGGCATCAAGCAAGAGAACCAAACTCATGCTCCTGTCGATTTCGATACTGAAATGGTCTCTACCATTACTTCTCATAATGCTGGTTACATTAATCAAGAGCTTGAAACTATTGTTGGTTTACAAACTGATGCACCATTAAAACGTGCCATGTTGCCTAATGGCGGCATTCGTATGGTTGAAGGTTCATGTAAAGCATATGGCCGTGAACTTAACAGCGATGTTAATTACATTTATTCTGAATTACGTAAAACCCACAACCAGGGTGTGTTTGATGTTTATACCCCTGAAATTATGGCTTGTCGTAAATCAGGTATATTAACGGGTTTACCTGATGCTTACGGCCGTGGTCGTATTATTGGTGATTACCGCCGCATTGCTTTATACGGTATTGATTACTTAATGAAAGATAAGTTTGCCCAATTCAGTTCACTGCAAGCGCAGTTTGAAGCAGGCGAAGACTTATCAAGTGTGATTCAATTACGTGAAGAAATTTCTGAGCAGCATCGTGCTTTAGGCCAAATGAAAGTGATGGCAGCTAAATACGGTTGTGATATTTCTGTGCCAGCCAAAAATGCTAAAGAAGCCATTCAATGGACTTACTTTGGTTATCTTGCTGCAGTAAAAAGCCAAAATGGCGCAGCAATGTCACTGGGTCGTACTTCAACGTTCATTGATGCTTATATTGAACGTGACATTAAAAATGGTGTTCTTACTGAACAGCAAGCCCAAGAAATGGTTGACCATTTCGTAATGAAACTGCGTATGGTTCGTTTCCTTCGCACACCTGAATACGATGAACTGTTCTCTGGCGACCCGATTTGGGCAACTGAGTCTATCGCAGGTATGGGTCTTGATGGCCGTACATTAGTCACAAAATCTAGCTTCCGTTTTTTACATACCTTGTACAACATGGGCCCAAGCCCAGAGCCAAACATTACCGTATTGTGGTCAACAAAATTACCACAAGGGTTTAAAAGCTACTGTGCAAAAGTATCGATTGACACCAGCTCAATTCAATATGAAAACGATGATTTAATGCGTCCAGACTTCGAGTCTGACGATTACGCCATCGCCTGTTGTGTTAGCCCAATGATTGTGGGTAAACACATGCAGTTCTTCGGTGCTCGCGCTAACTTAGCCAAAACCATGTTATATGCCATTAACGGTGGTGTTGACGAAAAACTTAAAACTCAAATTGCTCCAAAAGCAGATCCAATCACTGCGGATGTACTTGAGTTTGATGATGTGATGTCTCGTCTTGACGGTTTAATGGACTGGCTTGCAACACAATATGTGTCTGCACTTAACGCCATCCACTATATGCACGACAAATACTCTTACGAGTCTGCGTTGATGGCATTACATGACCGCGATGTGCGCCGCACTATGGCTTGTGGTATTGCTGGTTTATCAATTGCTGCCGATTCATTGTCTGCAATTAAGTACGCTCAAGTTAAGCCTATCCGTGACGAAAATGGTATTGCCGTTGATTTTGATATTCAAGGTGACTATCCAAAATTTGGTAACAATGACGCTCGTGTAGATGACATTGCTTGCGATTTAGTTGAACGTTTTATGGCAAAAATTCGCGATAAGAAAATGTATCGTAATGCCATTCCAACTCAATCAATCTTAACCATCACTTCAAACGTGGTTTATGGTAAGAAAACCGGTAACACTCCAGACGGTCGTCGTTCAGGTGCACCATTTGCTCCAGGTGCAAACCCTATGCATGGTCGTGATGAAAATGGCGCAATTGCTTCATTAACATCAGTCGCCAAGCTACCATTTGCTCACGCACAAGATGGTGTTTCTTACACTTTCTCTATCGTGCCAAATGCATTAGGTAAAGATGACACTGGTCGTCGTACTAACTTAGCGTCATTAATGGATGGCTACTTCTTAAGCAAGCCAAATCGTGAAGGTGGTCAACACTTAAACGTTAACGTGATGAATCGTGAAATGTTAGAAGATGCGATTGTTCATCCGGATAAATATCCACAATTAACAATCCGTGTATCAGGTTACGCCGTTCGCTTTAATGCGCTCACTCCAGAGCAGCAACAAGACGTGATTACTCGTACATTTACTAAAAGTATGTAG